The sequence CCCATTTTTAGGGCATCGAGCCATTCGCCTTTGCCTTGAAAAGCAGGACATGTTCCGGGCTCAGCTCCGCGCTTTGCTTCGCGCAAGTGCACATGGCAATTTGAAGATTATGTTTCCGATGATTGCGACGTTGGAAGAATTGCGTCAAGCTAAACAAATCTTACACGAAGAAAAAGATAAGCTTCAAGCGAGCAATGTTGATGTCAGTGATGAAATGGAAGTCGGCATTATGGTGGAAATTCCATCGACTGCGGTGGCGGCTCCACAGTTTGCCAAAGAAGTTGACTTCTTCAGTATTGGTACGAACGACTTGATTCAATACACAATGGCTGCTGACCGTATGAATGAGCGAGTTTCTTATTTATACCAGCCGTACCATCCAGCAGTTCTTCGTCTAATTGACATGGTCATTCAAGCTGCTCACGCAGAAGGAAAATGGGTCGGCATGTGCGGCGAAATGGCCGGTGATGAAATTGCGATTCCCCTTTTGCTCGGCCTTGGCTTAGACGAGTTCAGCATGAGTGCCACGTCGATTCTTCCTGCTAGAAGCCAGATTAGCAAGTTGTCTAAAGCTGAACTGGAATCTTTTGCCCAAGAAGCATTGACAAAAGATACGGCGGATGGAGTCGAACAACTAGTTCGCAGCAAATACAGCCAATCATAAGGAAATAAGGGCAAGCGGAAATCGTTTGTCCTTATTCCCATGTGTTTAGTCGACAATCTAAGAAATCTAGTTGATAAGAGGCGTTGACGTTAGTACAATAGTCTTAGAATAAAAAACGATAGGATTGGATGGAGGTGCAACGATTGGAAAAACCTTATGACAAAAATCGTCACCAATTCGAGGAGATTGAGCGCTCTCTCCGTAAAATTGCTGACTTAGTGAAACAAAAGGGCAGAGAGATTTTAGCGCATTTCCCGATAACGACGCCGCAATTTGTTGCACTGCAGTGGTTAAATGAATATGGTGATATGACCATAGGGGAACTTTCTAATCATATGCACCTGGCATGCAGCACAACGACGGACTTAGTAGATCGAATGGAGAAAAATGGATTGGTGATGCGGGTTAAAGACAAACAAGACCGGCGCGTCGTACGAATTCATTTGTTGGATAGAGGTCAAACGATCATACGCGAAGTGATCGCTAAGCGGCAACATTATTTAGCGGAAATGCTTGAGCATTTTACAAGTGAACAAGTGAACGATCTAGAAGAAAATTTAAATTTCCTTTTGAAAACAATGAAGGAAAAGCGTGAAGTGCGTTCATAAAGGGAGAGAAAAGACGCGTGAACAGACCGATTGGCATTATTGATTCTGGCATAGGGGGATTGACTGTCGCCTCGGAAATTATGCGTCAATTGCCAAAAGAACCGATTGTATATATAGGGGACTCTGCCCGTTGCCCATATGGCCCCCGCCCTGTTGAAGAAGTACGGGCATTTACGTGGCAAATGATCGGGCGTCTCTTAAATGAAGATGTGAAAATGATTGTGATTGCTTGCAATACAGCAACTGCTGTTGTGCTGGAAGAAGCAAGAGCCCAGTTAGACATTCCAGTTGTCGGCGTGATCCGTCCAGGGGCGATCAGCGCGATACAAGTGAGCGAAAATCGCCATGTTGCCGTCATTGGCACAATAGGCACAATTGCGAGCAACGCCTACACAATGGCACTCCATTCGATTGATGAAAACGTAACGGTTGAAAGCTTGGCATGTCCGTTATTTGTGCCCCTTGTTGAACAGGGGACGATTAAAGGACCTGAAGCCGAGGCGGTGGTACGCGAATCGCTCGCTCCCCTTCAAGGCGCCGGCTTCGATACGCTCATTTTAGGCTGTACCCATTACCCATTGTTAAAGCCTGTCATTGAAGTGTGTTTGCCTGGCGTTACTGTGATTTCATCAGGCGAGGAGACAGCAAGGGAAGTAAGCAGTTTGCTGTTTTACCATTCAATGAATGAACAACATCAGGCAAAGGCGACACATCGTTTCTATACGACTGGAGATGCGAATCAATTTAAGCAATTAGCGGCGAGTTGGCTAAACATTCACACGGGCTCTGTCGCGTCCATTCATCTTGATGGGCCATTGCCCATTCAAGCAACGATGAAAAGTAAGTGAAATTCAGGCAAACCCCTTTATGTTTCTAAGGCAGAGGTGTATGCTAGAGACAGGCAGTAGAATGATTGAGAAGAAGAGAGCGGCTATTTTGCTGTTCTCTTAAAAGAGGAGACTTTTAAAGGAGTGTAAAACATGGCATTTGTCATTTTGAGCCCTTGCATTGGGGAGAAAGCTGGGGAATGTGTCGATGTATGCCCAGTCGACTGCATTGAAGAAGGAGAAGACCAATACTTCATTAATCCGGATATTTGCATTGATTGTGGCGCTTGCCAAGGCGTATGCCCAGTGGATGCAATTGTGGAAGAATATGAGATGGCTCCTGAAGACCAAAAGTTCTTGAAAAAAGCGGAAGAATTTTTTGGGATTGAGTAACAGTTGGAAAGGCGCTAACAACATTTATCAAAGTAGCCTACGATAGAAAGCTCATCTCCTTGATATTGGAGGGAGCTTTTGTTTTGGTCATTTTCGCTTGCTTTTGTTAAAACAGCAAGGAACTGGACAAAAAGGCGAATTTTTGTATAATATAGGTTGGCAAAACATGAGACACAGATGTGGCTGACTAGGTAAGACACCTACACATTGTATCTTGCAAATATAAGGAGATAGGTGGAAGAGTATATGTCTAAAGATTACCGTGTACTATTGTATTATTATTACACTACGATTGAAGATCCAGAAGGATTTGCTAAAGAGCATCTCGCTTTTTGCAAAAGCTTGCAGTTAAAAGGCCGAGTGCTTGTAGCAAAAGAAGGCATTAATGGAACCGTATCAGGACTAAAGGAACATACCGATGCCTATATGGAGGCGATGAAAGCCAATCCGTTGTTTGATGGCATTATATTTAAAGTGGACGAAGAAGAGCAGCACGTATTTAAAAAGATGCATGTACGCCCTCGCCCAGAACTAGTAACGCTTCGCTTGAACGAAGACGATGTCAATCCAAACGAATTGACAGGCAAGCATTTATCGCCAAAAGAATGGCGTGAAGCAATGCTAGAAGAGGACACGGTTGTCATTGACGCCCGCAATGATTATGAGTATGATGTTGGCCATTTTCGTGGGGCCATTCGCCCAGACATTAAAGCTTTTAGGGAGCTGCCTGATTGGATTCGACAAAACAAAGAGCAATTTGAAAATAAGCGAATTCTTACTTACTGCACAGGGGGAATCCGCTGCGAAAAATTTTCAGGCTGGCTGAAAAAGGAAGGGTTTGAAGATGTAGCTCAACTGGATGGCGGCATTGTCACTTACGGAAAAGACCCAGAAGTAAAAGGGGAATTGTGGGATGGCAAATGCTATGTATTCGATGAGCGGCTAACGGTGCCGATTAACCACGTAGCGCCAACTGTAGTCGGAAAAGATTACTTTGACGGAAAACCGTGTGAGCGGTATGTCAATTGCGCCAATCCAGAGTGCAACAAGCAAATTTTATGTTCAGAGGAAAATGAGCATAAATATTTGCGCGGCTGTACACCTGAATGCCGCGTCCACCCTCGCAATCTCTATGTAAAAGAGCATCAGCTATCTCCTGAAGAACACCAAGCGCGACTTGACGTTCTTGGAGAGAGGCTACCTGCTAGATTATAAATCATTTACACGCCTCCTTTCTGGGAGGTGTGAGGTTGTCGGCAAAGTCCACAAACAATCAGACTGATAGAAAACGCTTGTCAGACGAGGAGTGCAGCCGAGGGAAGATGCGAATAGAACGTGGGTTCATGAGCATATGACCGAGGCAAACGACGAAGTATGTGAGCGTTTGTCTACAGTCTGACGCCTCCTTTCTTTGGGAGGCGTTTTTTTATTCAAGGTATAAACAAGCTGGTCTAATCTGAGAGAAAGCTCGTATATATGGAAGTACAACCATTCTGGGGAGGGAAACGTATGCGTAAATTAGCTGGAGTTAGCGCGCCTTTTGTTGTTGTACTTGCACTTACTACGGGCTGTTCACTTGGAGCCAATGATGCTGTGGACACACTCGATGAACCGCCAGTCACATACACGGATGCGGAAGAGGAATTGGAAAACGAAGAAAATGAACCTGAAGAGGATGTAACGGAAGAACAAGCAGATGAAAGCGAAGCAGGGGAAGAAACAGGGGAGGAAACAGGACCAACAGATGAAACAACTCCAGATGAAGCTGCTGAATCATTAAATCAGCGAGAGCTCTATTTAATTGACAGCAATGGCCTAGTCGTCCCGCAAACGTTGACGCTTCCAAAAACAGACAGTGTGATGAAGCAGGCACTTGAGTATTTAGTAGAAGGGGGACCAATCAACGATATTCTTCCTAACGGCTTCCGGGCTGTCTTGCCAGCAGGAACAGAAGTCGATATCGACCACTTAAAAGAAGAAAAGTTGGCAATTGTTAATTTTTCAAGTGAGTTTAATGACTACAACCTCGCAGATGAAAAGCGGATTTTTGAAGCTGTTACCTGGACATTGACGCAATTTCCTGACGTTGAAGAAGTGAAAGTCGAAGTAAACGGTTATGAGCTCGATAAAATGCCACAAAGCGAGAAACCGCTTGTCGGAAACCTTAGTCGCGCAGATGGCATAAATGTCGACACAAGCGAAGTCGTCGACTTTACCAATAGCACGGACATTACCCTATATTTCCTTGGGGCAAATGACGAGGAAACGTACTACGTACCGGTAACAAAAAGGGTTGAAAATGTCGACAATGAGCTAGAGGCGGCAATCAATGAATTGATTGAAGGGCCATCGCTCATGACAAATTTGCTAACAGAAATGTCAGGCGATGTGGAACTCCTTAATGAACCTAAACTGCAAAATGGCGAAGTCGTCTTAGACTTTAACGAAGCCATTCAATCAGCCAACGAAGGCAGCGCCATTCCGACCAGTGTATTGGAAAGCTTAGCGCTCACATTAACAGAGCAAGGCGGCATCGAAAAAGTGTCAATCCAAGTGAACGGAGAGGCAGGCGTAAATGAGGCGGGCATTGAAGTGGAAGAAGTCACTCGCCCTGAGCTCGTGAATGCTAAGCCGCTATAGGGAAGCAGACAAGGCGCTTGCATATGCAGGCGCCTGTTTAGGTATGTTATACTAGACCCGATACAATTTGGAGGGCTTTCCATTGCTAAGGAGGAAAACAAATGCGCCAAGACGGCCGAAAACAAAATCAACTAAGAGAGGTTGAGATCATTCCTCATTTTACAAAGCATGCCGAAGGGTCTGTACTGATTTCTGTTGGCGATACAAAAGTGATATGCACAGCAAGCATTGAAAACCGCGTCCCCCCGTTTTTACGTGGGCAAAATAAAGGGTGGCTAGCGGCGGAATATTCGATGCTGCCACGAGCGACAGGCCAGCGAACGATTCGCGAAGCCGCAAAAGGCAAATTGAGCGGGCGAACAATGGAAATCCAACGCCTGATCGGCCGGGCACTCCGGGCAGTTGTCGATTTAGAAAAGCTCGGTGAAAAGACGATCTGGATCGACTGCGACGTTATCCAAGCAGATGGCGGTACTCGGACCGCATCGATTACAGGTGCATATGTGGCGCTTGTGCTCGCGGTTCAAAAAGCGTTTGCTGAAAAAACAATTAGCGCTTGGCCGATTACTGATTTTTTAGCAGCTATATCTGTCGGCATTTTGCCTGAAGAAGGGGCCGTGTGTGATCTGTGTTACAGCGAGGATTCACAGGCAAAGGTCGATATGAATATCGTCCAAACAGGTTCAGGCGATTTTGTTGAAGTGCAAGGCAGTGGAGAAGAAGCTGTTTATACACGCAGTGAATTGAATGCGCTCCTTGACCTCGCTGCAGAGGGCATTGGCCAATTGATTCACATCCAACGCCCGTTTCTTGGCGAGGCAGCTAGTTGGATTGAAGAAAAAAAGGGGACATGAACATTGAACGAATTGGTTGTAGCCACAAAAAACAAAGGCAAACTTAACGACTTTCAAACATTGTTTACTGATCGTTACATAGTCAAATCACTTTACGATTACCCTGAAGTCCCTGAGATTATTGAAGACGGCGACACATTCCATGAGAATGCCGTCAAAAAAGCAGAAACGCTGGCTGCCCATTTACAAAAACCGGTCATTGCCGATGATTCAGGGCTGCTGATCGACGCCCTTGGCGGCAAGCCAGGAGTATACTCTGCTCGCTATGCTGGTGAACCGAAGAACGACCAAGCCAATATTGACAAAGTTCTTTCGGAGCTTGACGGTGTCCCGACACAGAAGCGTACTGCCCGTTTCTTTTGTGTCATTGCGTTGGCCGAACCAGGAAAAGAAACAATTTTTGCCGAAGGAGCTTGCGAAGGCCGCATCACCGAAAAACCAACGGGTTCGAATGGTTTTGGCTACGATCCGATCTTTTTGGTGCCTAGCCACGGACAAACAATGGCAGAGCTATCAGCCGAAACAAAAAACCAGCTCAGCCACCGCGCCCGGGCCCTCACAGCCTTAAAAGAAACAATCGAGGGAGCGTGGCCGAAATGAATATTCTTATCATTAGCGACAGCCATGGCTGGACCGATCAGTTAAAGACGATTATAGGCCGCCACGAACATGAGGTGGACCAAGTCATACATGTCGGTGATTCAGAACTTCCTGAACACGCGCCAGAACTGGCTGGGGTTAACGTGGTTGCTGGCAATTGCGATGTGTTCTCTTCTTTTCCAAATGAGCTAGAATGCCAATGGGAAGGAACAACCGCTTATATCGCCCACGGCCATCATCATGGCGTTAAACAGACGCTTGCGAAACTAATCGGCCGTGCAAAAGAAAAAGGCGCACGCATCGCCATCTACGGCCATAGCCATATTGCCCGGGCCGAAGAGCAGGATGGTGTCATCCTCATTAATCCCGGGAGTGTTCGCCTACCAAAACAGTACCCTGAAGGCACATATTGCTGCCTAACAATCGGAAACGAACATGCCGACATCAACTATTGGACAACCGCTGGCAAAAAAGCAACAGACTTGGACAAGCACTTCACGCTCTAAAAAGGCTCGTTTTTGCAAATAATGGTTGACAATCTTTTTAATGTCCTGTATAGTTATAAGCGTCGCTGCTGTAAGCGGCGCTTAGCATGTACATAATAGGCTATCGAAAATAGAATCGCTATGCGGGTGTAGTGTAGTGTTAAAACCTCAGCCACGAGCGACACATCCGTGAAAAACCATCGAGTTGCCTCGACGCATAATCCTCATCGAATAAGCAGGTAGAGG is a genomic window of Shouchella clausii containing:
- a CDS encoding MarR family winged helix-turn-helix transcriptional regulator gives rise to the protein MEVQRLEKPYDKNRHQFEEIERSLRKIADLVKQKGREILAHFPITTPQFVALQWLNEYGDMTIGELSNHMHLACSTTTDLVDRMEKNGLVMRVKDKQDRRVVRIHLLDRGQTIIREVIAKRQHYLAEMLEHFTSEQVNDLEENLNFLLKTMKEKREVRS
- the racE gene encoding glutamate racemase — protein: MNRPIGIIDSGIGGLTVASEIMRQLPKEPIVYIGDSARCPYGPRPVEEVRAFTWQMIGRLLNEDVKMIVIACNTATAVVLEEARAQLDIPVVGVIRPGAISAIQVSENRHVAVIGTIGTIASNAYTMALHSIDENVTVESLACPLFVPLVEQGTIKGPEAEAVVRESLAPLQGAGFDTLILGCTHYPLLKPVIEVCLPGVTVISSGEETAREVSSLLFYHSMNEQHQAKATHRFYTTGDANQFKQLAASWLNIHTGSVASIHLDGPLPIQATMKSK
- a CDS encoding DUF362 domain-containing protein produces the protein MAFVILSPCIGEKAGECVDVCPVDCIEEGEDQYFINPDICIDCGACQGVCPVDAIVEEYEMAPEDQKFLKKAEEFFGIE
- the trhO gene encoding oxygen-dependent tRNA uridine(34) hydroxylase TrhO, whose translation is MSKDYRVLLYYYYTTIEDPEGFAKEHLAFCKSLQLKGRVLVAKEGINGTVSGLKEHTDAYMEAMKANPLFDGIIFKVDEEEQHVFKKMHVRPRPELVTLRLNEDDVNPNELTGKHLSPKEWREAMLEEDTVVIDARNDYEYDVGHFRGAIRPDIKAFRELPDWIRQNKEQFENKRILTYCTGGIRCEKFSGWLKKEGFEDVAQLDGGIVTYGKDPEVKGELWDGKCYVFDERLTVPINHVAPTVVGKDYFDGKPCERYVNCANPECNKQILCSEENEHKYLRGCTPECRVHPRNLYVKEHQLSPEEHQARLDVLGERLPARL
- a CDS encoding GerMN domain-containing protein encodes the protein MRKLAGVSAPFVVVLALTTGCSLGANDAVDTLDEPPVTYTDAEEELENEENEPEEDVTEEQADESEAGEETGEETGPTDETTPDEAAESLNQRELYLIDSNGLVVPQTLTLPKTDSVMKQALEYLVEGGPINDILPNGFRAVLPAGTEVDIDHLKEEKLAIVNFSSEFNDYNLADEKRIFEAVTWTLTQFPDVEEVKVEVNGYELDKMPQSEKPLVGNLSRADGINVDTSEVVDFTNSTDITLYFLGANDEETYYVPVTKRVENVDNELEAAINELIEGPSLMTNLLTEMSGDVELLNEPKLQNGEVVLDFNEAIQSANEGSAIPTSVLESLALTLTEQGGIEKVSIQVNGEAGVNEAGIEVEEVTRPELVNAKPL
- the rph gene encoding ribonuclease PH; this encodes MRQDGRKQNQLREVEIIPHFTKHAEGSVLISVGDTKVICTASIENRVPPFLRGQNKGWLAAEYSMLPRATGQRTIREAAKGKLSGRTMEIQRLIGRALRAVVDLEKLGEKTIWIDCDVIQADGGTRTASITGAYVALVLAVQKAFAEKTISAWPITDFLAAISVGILPEEGAVCDLCYSEDSQAKVDMNIVQTGSGDFVEVQGSGEEAVYTRSELNALLDLAAEGIGQLIHIQRPFLGEAASWIEEKKGT
- a CDS encoding XTP/dITP diphosphatase — its product is MNELVVATKNKGKLNDFQTLFTDRYIVKSLYDYPEVPEIIEDGDTFHENAVKKAETLAAHLQKPVIADDSGLLIDALGGKPGVYSARYAGEPKNDQANIDKVLSELDGVPTQKRTARFFCVIALAEPGKETIFAEGACEGRITEKPTGSNGFGYDPIFLVPSHGQTMAELSAETKNQLSHRARALTALKETIEGAWPK
- a CDS encoding metallophosphoesterase family protein, which encodes MNILIISDSHGWTDQLKTIIGRHEHEVDQVIHVGDSELPEHAPELAGVNVVAGNCDVFSSFPNELECQWEGTTAYIAHGHHHGVKQTLAKLIGRAKEKGARIAIYGHSHIARAEEQDGVILINPGSVRLPKQYPEGTYCCLTIGNEHADINYWTTAGKKATDLDKHFTL